The following coding sequences lie in one Dysgonomonas mossii genomic window:
- the mfd gene encoding transcription-repair coupling factor, whose protein sequence is MFATALFHKTDSCYLFVLNDLESAGYFYHDLNQILDSDKVLFFPSAYKRAIKYGQIDAANEILRTEVMGQLQVEDKNLIIVTYPEALAEKAVAKDILKKNTIQMSVDEEIDRNFVSEMLDSFGFEYVDYVYEPGQYAIRGSILDVFSFSSEYPYRIDFFGDEVSTIRTFDIETQLSKEKLNQIQIIPDMQKSNMDRESLLKLIPKDTVIAFKDFVWASDKVESVYNDSTILDNPEYEKDLQNKLTLRGEYDALVKGFKHIHFGNKIQAEAVVEFKTDIQPSFHKNFDLISETLHKYLDKDYTIYILSDSEKQQKRLKSIFEDRGDNINFTPVERTLSEGFIDETLKICCFTDHQIFDRYHKYNLKSDRVRSGKFALSLKELQQFQIGDYIVHIDHGVGQFGGLVRSDMNGKMQELIKLIYLNNDVIFVSLHSLHKISKYRGKEGEPPRINKLGTGAWNKIKEKTKNKVKDIARDLIQLYAKRRQEEGFSFAPDSFLQHELEASFIYEDTPDQVKATADVKLDMENSKPMDRLICGDVGFGKTEVSIRAAFKAVTDNKQVAVLVPTTVLAYQHYQTFKERLKDFPCRVEYISRARSAGQIKEVLNDLKEGKVDILIGTHRIVGKDIQFKDLGLLIIDEEQKFGVAVKEKLKQMKSNVDTLTMTATPIPRTLQFSLMGARDLSAITTPPPNRYPIQTEVHTFDPLIIREAIEFEMSRNGQVFFINNRIKNIHELEDLIKREVPDARIAVGHGQMDPAKLESIIIDFVNQEYDVLIATSIVESGIDIPNANTIIINNAQNFGLSDLHQLRGRVGRSNKKAFAYLLAPPLHTLTPEARRRLQAIENFSELGHGFHIAMQDLDIRGAGNLLGAEQSGFIADLGYEVYQKILTEAVNELKNDEFAELYHEADEDNKISGENFVDDVQIESDLELLFPALYIPNDSERITLYRELDNMEKESDIMQFTERLEDRFGKIPPEGRELILVVRLRSIAKTLGIEKVVLKNGRMSLFLVTNSESPYYQSKAFDKLLNYIQKYPRKCELKDRNGRRSVSIQSIPNVETACMVLSEINGL, encoded by the coding sequence ATGTTTGCTACAGCTTTGTTTCATAAGACAGATAGCTGCTATTTGTTTGTGCTAAACGACTTAGAAAGTGCGGGGTATTTTTATCACGACTTGAATCAGATTTTAGACTCGGATAAAGTTTTATTTTTTCCTTCAGCATACAAACGGGCGATAAAGTACGGACAGATAGATGCTGCCAATGAAATCCTCCGTACTGAGGTGATGGGACAGTTGCAGGTGGAAGATAAAAACCTCATAATCGTAACATATCCGGAAGCTTTAGCCGAAAAGGCTGTAGCTAAAGATATACTGAAAAAGAATACGATACAGATGTCGGTGGATGAAGAGATCGATCGTAATTTCGTATCTGAGATGTTGGATAGTTTTGGATTTGAATACGTTGACTATGTGTATGAGCCGGGACAATATGCTATCAGGGGAAGTATTCTGGACGTTTTTTCTTTTTCGAGCGAATATCCTTATCGTATCGACTTTTTTGGTGATGAAGTGAGTACAATACGAACTTTTGATATCGAAACACAGTTGTCGAAAGAGAAATTAAACCAGATACAGATTATCCCTGACATGCAAAAGTCGAATATGGATCGGGAGTCATTGTTAAAGTTGATTCCGAAGGATACGGTTATTGCATTTAAGGATTTTGTATGGGCTAGCGACAAAGTAGAGAGTGTATATAATGATTCTACTATTCTGGATAATCCTGAATATGAGAAAGATTTACAAAATAAGCTAACCTTAAGAGGTGAATATGATGCATTGGTTAAGGGATTCAAGCATATTCATTTCGGGAACAAAATACAGGCAGAAGCTGTTGTCGAATTCAAAACAGATATACAACCTTCGTTTCATAAAAACTTTGACCTGATCAGTGAGACTCTTCACAAGTATCTAGATAAAGATTATACTATATATATATTAAGTGACAGTGAGAAACAACAGAAACGGCTAAAGTCTATTTTTGAAGACAGGGGAGATAATATCAATTTTACACCTGTGGAGAGGACTCTATCAGAAGGGTTTATTGACGAAACTTTAAAAATCTGCTGTTTTACCGATCATCAGATTTTTGACCGTTATCATAAATATAATCTTAAATCCGATAGGGTACGTTCAGGGAAGTTTGCTCTTTCTTTAAAGGAACTTCAACAGTTTCAGATAGGAGATTATATCGTACATATCGATCATGGTGTAGGGCAATTTGGTGGGCTTGTAAGATCTGATATGAATGGGAAGATGCAGGAGTTGATAAAACTCATTTATTTGAATAATGACGTAATATTTGTTTCCCTGCACTCTTTACATAAAATATCGAAGTATAGAGGGAAAGAAGGCGAGCCGCCACGTATCAATAAATTAGGTACAGGGGCATGGAATAAGATTAAGGAGAAAACTAAAAATAAAGTAAAGGATATTGCCCGCGACCTGATACAGCTATACGCCAAACGCCGGCAAGAAGAAGGATTTAGTTTCGCTCCCGATTCTTTTCTACAACATGAGCTCGAAGCCTCATTTATTTATGAAGATACCCCCGATCAGGTAAAAGCAACTGCGGATGTCAAACTTGATATGGAGAACAGCAAACCGATGGATCGCTTAATTTGCGGCGATGTTGGGTTTGGAAAAACAGAAGTATCTATCCGGGCTGCATTTAAGGCCGTAACAGATAATAAGCAAGTTGCAGTATTGGTTCCTACAACAGTTTTAGCCTATCAGCACTATCAAACATTTAAAGAGAGGCTTAAAGACTTTCCTTGCCGTGTAGAATATATCAGTAGGGCACGGTCGGCAGGACAAATTAAAGAGGTTCTAAACGATCTAAAAGAAGGAAAAGTTGATATACTGATTGGTACGCATCGCATTGTTGGTAAAGATATTCAGTTTAAAGATTTAGGCTTGCTTATAATAGACGAAGAGCAAAAGTTTGGTGTTGCTGTAAAAGAGAAATTGAAGCAAATGAAGTCTAATGTGGATACTTTAACGATGACAGCTACGCCTATTCCACGTACATTGCAGTTTTCGTTAATGGGGGCAAGAGACTTGTCTGCAATAACAACGCCTCCGCCCAACAGGTACCCGATACAGACTGAAGTACACACATTCGATCCGTTGATTATTCGTGAAGCTATAGAGTTTGAAATGAGCCGTAACGGGCAGGTATTCTTTATCAATAACAGGATAAAGAATATACATGAACTTGAAGATCTAATAAAGAGAGAGGTTCCTGATGCACGCATTGCTGTTGGTCATGGACAAATGGATCCCGCCAAGCTGGAATCGATTATTATAGACTTTGTAAATCAAGAATACGACGTATTGATAGCAACTTCAATTGTAGAGTCCGGTATTGATATTCCTAATGCAAATACGATAATAATAAACAATGCTCAGAATTTTGGTTTGAGCGATCTGCACCAATTGCGTGGACGTGTTGGGCGAAGCAATAAGAAGGCTTTTGCATATCTATTAGCACCTCCGTTGCATACCTTGACTCCTGAGGCTAGAAGACGATTGCAAGCAATTGAGAACTTCTCGGAACTGGGTCATGGATTCCACATTGCTATGCAGGATTTGGATATTCGTGGAGCCGGAAATCTGCTTGGAGCAGAACAGAGTGGTTTTATCGCAGATTTAGGATATGAAGTTTATCAGAAAATATTGACGGAAGCAGTCAATGAGCTCAAAAACGATGAGTTTGCAGAGCTCTATCATGAGGCTGATGAAGATAATAAGATTTCGGGAGAAAACTTTGTTGATGATGTTCAGATAGAAAGTGATCTTGAACTTTTGTTCCCAGCTCTTTATATACCAAATGATTCGGAACGTATTACACTCTATCGAGAGCTCGATAATATGGAGAAAGAGTCGGATATAATGCAATTTACAGAGCGTCTCGAAGACCGTTTCGGAAAAATTCCACCCGAAGGTCGAGAGTTGATTCTGGTAGTTCGGCTTCGATCTATAGCCAAAACACTGGGTATCGAAAAGGTCGTTTTAAAAAATGGAAGAATGAGTTTATTCTTGGTTACAAATTCGGAGTCACCATACTATCAGTCGAAAGCGTTCGATAAATTACTCAATTACATCCAGAAGTATCCTCGTAAGTGTGAATTGAAAGACAGGAACGGAAGGCGTTCGGTGAGCATACAGAGCATTCCAAATGTGGAAACAGCTTGTATGGTGTTATCGGAAATAAACGGGCTGTAA
- a CDS encoding lipoprotein N-acyltransferase Lnb domain-containing protein, with the protein MRNLFFIVFLIIASFSQGIRSQQNTFRSPITLSDTAQISLLTSSAWEKEIYALFGHTAIRVCDTTQHLDVVFNYGLFDFNSDNFIYRFVKGETYYMVGSIPFKYYIEEYGQRGVGVTEQVYNLTLKEKQEIFDALAQNSSPENREYLYNFFYDNCATRPRDIVEKYVQGEIEYTPTDKQQTYRDLVWECVGIQPWTKFGIDIIIGADADKVITDKQKDFLPAYLMKANEGAHIRNTDGTYRNFILKEQQLLTPQELVSSESHIQPLYAGYILLLITILLSFLVYKKRWFTLGRIYDTLLFIVAGIGGCVIFFLMFFSIHPCVNPNWNIVWLNPLQLIVACLFFVKSLSKFISCYHFINFVALLAFLLAWCLIPQQLEIAFIPFILSLCIRSGMNILQLKKLKKRADYSLPRRK; encoded by the coding sequence ATGCGAAACCTATTCTTTATTGTTTTTTTGATCATAGCATCCTTTTCGCAGGGAATACGGTCACAGCAGAATACATTCCGGTCGCCCATAACTCTTAGTGATACAGCTCAAATAAGTTTACTGACTAGCTCCGCATGGGAAAAAGAGATCTATGCTTTGTTTGGGCATACGGCTATTCGGGTTTGTGATACAACACAACATTTAGATGTAGTGTTCAACTACGGCTTATTTGACTTCAATAGCGATAATTTCATATATAGGTTTGTCAAGGGAGAAACTTATTATATGGTTGGCTCTATACCTTTCAAGTATTACATAGAAGAGTATGGACAAAGAGGTGTAGGAGTTACCGAGCAGGTTTATAATTTGACCTTGAAAGAAAAGCAAGAGATATTTGATGCTTTAGCTCAAAACTCTAGTCCCGAAAATAGGGAATATCTTTATAACTTCTTCTATGATAACTGTGCAACTCGACCTCGTGATATCGTAGAGAAATATGTACAGGGAGAAATAGAATACACTCCAACTGATAAGCAACAAACATACAGAGACCTAGTGTGGGAGTGCGTTGGAATACAGCCATGGACTAAATTCGGTATAGATATCATAATTGGAGCAGATGCTGATAAGGTAATCACAGACAAACAAAAGGATTTTTTACCGGCTTATTTGATGAAAGCCAACGAAGGGGCTCACATTAGAAATACAGATGGGACATACCGAAACTTCATTTTAAAAGAGCAGCAACTTTTGACGCCACAAGAATTAGTTTCATCAGAAAGTCACATACAACCACTGTATGCCGGTTATATTTTGTTGTTGATTACTATACTCTTGTCTTTCTTAGTCTATAAAAAAAGGTGGTTTACATTAGGGCGAATTTATGATACACTATTGTTTATTGTAGCAGGAATTGGAGGGTGTGTAATTTTCTTTTTGATGTTCTTTTCCATTCATCCATGTGTTAATCCAAACTGGAATATAGTGTGGTTAAATCCGCTTCAATTAATCGTTGCTTGTTTATTCTTTGTAAAATCACTTTCAAAATTCATAAGTTGTTATCATTTTATTAACTTTGTAGCACTTTTGGCTTTTCTTTTGGCATGGTGTTTGATACCACAACAATTAGAGATAGCCTTTATCCCATTCATCTTATCGTTATGTATAAGGTCGGGGATGAATATTTTACAACTTAAAAAGTTAAAGAAAAGAGCTGATTATAGCTTGCCTAGGCGAAAATGA
- the secA gene encoding preprotein translocase subunit SecA: MGFADILTSLFGNKSQRDLKEINPYVDRIKAVYPSIERLSHDELRAKTMEIRRKVQEYVAAEKNKIAELKANIESLDIDQREDVWVEVDKLEKEITDKYEKVLDEVLPEAFSIVKETARRLTENEEIVVTATEFDRELAVDHDFVRIEEDKAIYQNHWQAGGTEIQWNMIHYDVQLFGGVVLHKGKIAEMATGEGKTLVGTLPVFLNALTGNGVHVVTVNDYLAKRDSEWMGPIYMFNGLSVDCIDKHQPNSEGRRKAYQADITFGTNNEFGFDYLRDNMAINPSDLVQRKHNYAIVDEVDSVLIDDARTPLIISGPVPRGEQQLFEEFRPRVEIIVKAQRDLCTKLLAEAKAKMASSDKKEQEEGSLLLYRSFKGLPKNKPLIKFLSEPGIKASMLKTEEHYMSEQMRNMHIVTDDLYFTIDEKNNSIELTDKGIDLLTGNSDDPLFFVLPDIGSLLSDLENQSLTDSQKAEKKDELMQNYSIKSERVHTVNQLLKAYALFDRDDEYVVIDNKVMIVDEQTGRIMDGRRYSDGLHQAIEAKERVKVEAATQTFATITLQNYFRMYHKLSGMTGTAETEAGELWNIYKLDVVVIPTNRPIARKDMNDRIYKTKREKYTAVIQEIEKLVGEGRAVLVGTTSVEISELLGKMLTMRKIKHNVLNAKLHQREAEVIALAGQPGAVTIATNMAGRGTDIKLAPSVKEAGGLAIIGTERHESRRVDRQLRGRAGRQGDPGSSVFYISLEDDLMRLFASERIAGMMDRMGFKEGEMLEHNMLSKSVERAQKKVEENNFGIRKRLLEYDDVMNSQREVVYKRRRHALMGERIGIDIVNMIYDTAVSLTEQHADNLDYEGLTVDMLRLFTTEPPVDEATFRSTKPDTLTDMIYDKAIQNFKHKMDRLAEIANPVIKQVYEEQGDKFENILIPISDGRRVYNISCNLKEAYETQSKDVIKSFEKSIVLHTIDEEWKEHLREMDDLRQSVQNASYEQKDPLLIYKLESFNLFKSMLNSINSKAVTILMRGQIPVREPEQVRQAEPEQKTDYSRYRTERNDIEDGQQRVSAPGQGQAAQERPRVTAPIQVDKKPGRNDPCFCGSGKKYKNCHGRNE, translated from the coding sequence ATGGGATTCGCTGACATTTTAACATCATTATTCGGAAATAAGTCTCAAAGAGACTTAAAAGAAATCAATCCGTATGTAGACCGTATCAAAGCTGTATATCCTTCTATTGAACGTCTGTCACACGATGAATTGCGTGCAAAGACAATGGAGATCAGACGAAAAGTTCAGGAATACGTAGCAGCAGAAAAGAATAAAATAGCAGAACTCAAAGCCAATATCGAATCACTGGATATTGATCAACGTGAGGATGTATGGGTAGAAGTAGATAAGCTGGAAAAAGAAATAACTGACAAGTATGAGAAAGTATTAGACGAAGTACTTCCCGAAGCTTTTTCTATAGTAAAAGAGACCGCTCGCCGTTTGACTGAGAATGAAGAGATTGTAGTTACAGCCACAGAGTTTGATAGAGAGCTGGCAGTAGATCATGATTTCGTGCGTATTGAGGAAGATAAAGCTATATATCAAAATCACTGGCAAGCAGGAGGTACAGAAATACAATGGAATATGATCCATTATGATGTACAGCTGTTTGGTGGTGTCGTGCTTCATAAAGGTAAAATCGCCGAAATGGCTACAGGGGAAGGTAAAACCCTGGTAGGTACTTTGCCTGTATTCCTTAATGCACTTACTGGTAATGGTGTGCATGTGGTTACGGTAAATGACTATCTGGCAAAACGTGACTCTGAGTGGATGGGACCAATTTACATGTTTAACGGACTTTCTGTAGATTGTATCGATAAACATCAGCCTAACTCAGAAGGCCGTCGTAAAGCATACCAAGCAGATATTACTTTCGGGACAAACAATGAGTTTGGTTTCGATTATCTACGAGACAATATGGCAATCAATCCGTCAGATCTTGTTCAACGCAAGCATAACTATGCGATTGTTGACGAGGTAGACTCCGTATTGATTGACGATGCTCGTACACCATTGATTATTTCCGGGCCTGTACCTAGGGGTGAACAACAGTTGTTTGAAGAATTTCGTCCACGTGTAGAGATTATCGTAAAAGCACAACGAGATCTTTGTACTAAATTACTAGCTGAAGCAAAAGCTAAAATGGCTTCCAGTGATAAGAAAGAGCAAGAAGAAGGATCGTTGTTGTTATATCGTTCATTCAAAGGGTTACCAAAGAACAAGCCTCTTATCAAGTTCCTTAGTGAGCCGGGTATAAAGGCATCTATGTTGAAGACTGAAGAGCATTATATGAGCGAACAAATGCGTAATATGCATATTGTTACAGATGATCTTTATTTCACTATAGATGAAAAAAATAACAGTATAGAGCTCACAGATAAAGGTATAGATTTGCTTACAGGTAATTCAGATGACCCTTTGTTCTTTGTTTTGCCTGATATCGGATCTTTATTATCTGACTTGGAAAATCAATCGCTTACTGACAGTCAAAAAGCAGAAAAGAAAGACGAGTTGATGCAAAACTATTCTATCAAGTCGGAACGAGTACATACAGTCAACCAGTTGCTAAAAGCTTATGCTTTATTCGATAGAGATGATGAGTATGTGGTTATCGATAATAAGGTAATGATTGTTGATGAGCAAACAGGACGTATTATGGATGGTCGTCGCTATTCGGACGGATTGCACCAAGCGATAGAGGCTAAAGAGCGTGTTAAAGTAGAAGCTGCAACACAGACATTTGCAACTATTACATTACAGAACTATTTCCGTATGTATCATAAGCTTTCGGGTATGACCGGTACAGCTGAGACGGAGGCAGGTGAGTTGTGGAACATCTACAAATTAGATGTGGTTGTAATTCCTACCAATAGACCGATCGCGCGTAAGGATATGAATGACCGTATATATAAAACAAAACGTGAAAAATATACAGCGGTTATACAAGAAATAGAAAAACTGGTAGGGGAAGGTCGTGCTGTACTTGTGGGTACAACATCTGTCGAAATCTCTGAGTTGCTGGGTAAGATGCTTACCATGCGTAAGATAAAGCATAATGTATTGAATGCTAAGTTGCACCAACGTGAAGCTGAAGTCATAGCTCTTGCCGGACAACCGGGAGCTGTTACTATCGCAACAAACATGGCCGGTCGTGGTACCGACATCAAGCTTGCACCAAGTGTGAAAGAAGCAGGAGGGTTGGCGATTATCGGTACAGAAAGACATGAGTCTCGTCGTGTTGACCGTCAGTTGAGAGGTCGTGCAGGACGTCAGGGTGACCCGGGTTCATCCGTATTCTACATCTCGTTAGAGGATGATTTGATGCGTTTGTTTGCATCGGAACGTATTGCCGGAATGATGGACCGTATGGGATTCAAAGAAGGAGAAATGCTTGAGCATAATATGCTTAGCAAGTCTGTAGAAAGAGCTCAGAAGAAAGTAGAAGAAAACAACTTTGGTATTCGTAAACGCTTGTTGGAATATGATGATGTAATGAATTCTCAACGTGAAGTTGTGTACAAACGTCGCCGTCATGCTCTTATGGGAGAACGTATTGGTATCGATATCGTGAATATGATATATGATACAGCTGTGAGTTTAACAGAGCAACATGCCGATAATCTCGATTATGAAGGATTGACGGTTGATATGCTACGTTTGTTTACGACAGAACCACCTGTTGATGAAGCGACATTCCGTTCTACCAAGCCTGATACATTGACCGATATGATATATGATAAGGCTATCCAGAACTTCAAACATAAGATGGATCGTTTAGCAGAAATTGCCAATCCGGTAATCAAACAGGTTTACGAAGAGCAAGGTGATAAGTTCGAGAACATTCTTATTCCTATCTCAGACGGAAGACGTGTTTATAATATCTCTTGTAATCTGAAAGAGGCATACGAAACACAATCTAAAGATGTGATCAAATCTTTTGAAAAATCAATAGTCCTTCATACAATCGATGAAGAATGGAAAGAACATCTTCGTGAAATGGACGATTTGCGCCAATCCGTTCAGAATGCCAGCTATGAACAAAAAGACCCATTATTGATTTATAAACTTGAGTCTTTCAATCTGTTTAAGAGCATGTTAAATAGTATAAATAGTAAAGCTGTAACTATTCTTATGCGTGGACAGATACCTGTTCGTGAACCGGAACAAGTACGTCAGGCAGAACCGGAACAAAAGACTGACTATAGCCGTTACCGTACCGAACGTAATGATATAGAAGATGGACAACAAAGAGTTTCGGCTCCGGGTCAAGGGCAAGCAGCTCAGGAACGACCAAGAGTGACAGCACCTATACAAGTAGACAAAAAGCCGGGGCGCAATGATCCTTGTTTTTGTGGCAGTGGGAAAAAGTATAAAAACTGTCATGGAAGAAATGAATAA
- a CDS encoding alkaline phosphatase family protein, whose product MIRILTSLVAVLTITSVQAQTSVHEVPKLVIGITIDQLRGDYLELFQGSFSERGFKRLLNEGLVYQNIKFDFPNLDDASAIATIYTGASPFYHGIVGNKKYIVAKKQEVSTFTDEAFLGNYTQDKVSPLAIKTSTITDELKVASQGKSDVYSFAPQIVQALISSGKRGNSAFWIDDYTGKWASTTYYKDFYWSVDQDNRSTTNFASKVWSMYWRPSKEVSTYKAFPYEQSESSFQHFLGGDKQTYVLAKQIPAVNENVRSSAMTLLSKAELGKRTNPDFLSLTFYAGNFPGVSDYSYEIQDIYSCLDKEIEKLLDEVEKTVGLKNTLIFVTSTGYYNSSEHTTSTALSNSNIPENKFYVNRCEALLNMYLMAIYGRDGQWVDKFYKGQVYLNRELIKSKNISLQEIQEKAAEFVSEFTGVQEVYTSYQIQHGQWNPVMEYYKNGYTKENSGDLFVELQPGYKIVNEQDASFKEKQTRNNAIVSPVIFFGNNIKPARIRRTIKATEIAPSVTYIMRIRSPNGAKEEPLPELIW is encoded by the coding sequence ATGATAAGAATACTAACCTCTTTAGTTGCAGTATTAACCATAACATCTGTTCAGGCACAGACTTCTGTTCACGAGGTGCCGAAGTTGGTGATTGGAATAACTATTGATCAGTTGAGAGGTGATTATCTAGAACTCTTTCAAGGTTCATTTTCTGAAAGGGGCTTCAAACGTCTCTTGAATGAAGGATTGGTATATCAGAATATAAAATTTGATTTCCCTAATTTAGACGATGCTTCTGCAATTGCTACTATATACACTGGTGCTTCACCTTTTTATCATGGTATCGTAGGTAATAAAAAGTACATTGTAGCTAAGAAGCAAGAGGTCTCGACATTTACAGATGAAGCTTTCTTAGGTAACTATACACAGGATAAAGTTTCTCCTTTGGCTATCAAAACCTCTACTATAACAGATGAGTTGAAGGTTGCATCGCAAGGAAAATCTGACGTATACTCTTTTGCTCCTCAAATAGTTCAAGCTTTGATATCATCCGGCAAAAGAGGCAATTCTGCTTTCTGGATAGATGACTATACCGGCAAATGGGCTTCAACTACTTATTATAAGGATTTTTATTGGTCCGTAGATCAGGATAATCGTAGTACAACAAACTTTGCATCTAAGGTTTGGAGTATGTATTGGCGTCCTTCTAAGGAAGTTAGTACATATAAGGCTTTTCCTTACGAGCAAAGCGAATCGTCTTTCCAGCACTTTCTTGGAGGAGATAAGCAGACTTATGTTTTAGCGAAACAAATTCCTGCTGTCAATGAGAATGTGCGATCTTCGGCTATGACTCTGCTTTCTAAAGCAGAATTAGGAAAACGCACTAATCCTGACTTTTTGTCTTTGACATTTTATGCAGGGAACTTTCCCGGAGTTTCCGATTATTCATACGAGATACAAGATATTTATAGCTGCCTTGACAAGGAGATAGAAAAGTTGTTAGACGAGGTCGAAAAGACTGTTGGTCTTAAAAATACGTTGATCTTTGTCACTTCTACCGGATATTACAATTCGTCGGAACATACAACGTCTACAGCTTTATCAAATTCAAATATCCCAGAAAATAAGTTCTATGTCAATCGTTGCGAAGCATTGCTGAATATGTACTTAATGGCTATATACGGCAGAGATGGGCAATGGGTTGATAAATTCTATAAAGGACAGGTTTATCTGAACAGGGAACTGATAAAGAGTAAAAATATATCATTACAAGAAATACAGGAAAAAGCGGCAGAGTTTGTTTCTGAATTTACCGGCGTGCAAGAAGTATATACTTCATATCAAATACAGCACGGTCAGTGGAATCCTGTAATGGAATATTACAAGAATGGCTATACTAAAGAGAACTCTGGCGATCTATTTGTCGAATTACAGCCCGGCTATAAAATCGTAAACGAGCAAGATGCTTCATTTAAGGAAAAGCAGACTCGTAATAATGCGATTGTGAGCCCTGTAATTTTCTTTGGCAATAATATTAAGCCCGCCAGAATAAGAAGGACGATTAAAGCTACAGAAATAGCTCCTTCGGTAACATATATAATGCGTATAAGATCTCCCAATGGAGCAAAAGAAGAGCCTTTACCGGAGTTAATTTGGTAG
- a CDS encoding SagB/ThcOx family dehydrogenase translates to MKKGLLAIALFCLINCVSAQDIQLVSPTKTGGKPLMEVLNERQSHRSFEYKEMPAQTLSDLLWAAYGFNREDKRTVPSSQNRQEVDVYVMLSSGIYIYDAKDNVLKMKEKGDFRKALGQPNISENASLTLIYVANMDKASNREAGFIDSGFIAQNVYLYCASVGLGSVARGSFTRPDLHNTLKLTDKQEITFVQPVGYIK, encoded by the coding sequence ATGAAAAAAGGTTTATTAGCCATTGCGTTATTTTGTTTAATAAATTGTGTCTCTGCCCAGGATATACAATTAGTTTCTCCAACCAAAACAGGAGGAAAACCCTTGATGGAGGTGCTGAATGAACGTCAGTCTCATAGATCATTCGAATATAAAGAAATGCCGGCCCAAACCCTATCCGATCTTCTTTGGGCTGCTTATGGTTTCAACAGAGAAGATAAACGGACAGTTCCTTCGTCCCAAAACCGTCAGGAAGTTGATGTATATGTAATGCTGAGCTCAGGTATATATATTTATGATGCGAAAGACAATGTACTAAAGATGAAAGAGAAAGGCGATTTCAGAAAAGCACTCGGACAGCCCAACATTTCGGAGAATGCCTCATTGACTCTAATCTATGTGGCAAATATGGATAAAGCATCTAACCGCGAAGCCGGATTTATCGACAGTGGGTTTATTGCTCAGAATGTATACTTGTATTGTGCTTCAGTAGGTTTAGGTTCTGTAGCAAGAGGATCATTTACTCGCCCTGACCTACATAATACATTAAAACTTACTGACAAACAAGAAATAACATTCGTTCAACCTGTAGGATACATTAAGTAA